Proteins encoded together in one Plasmodium brasilianum strain Bolivian I chromosome 4, whole genome shotgun sequence window:
- a CDS encoding ras-related protein Rab-5A, which translates to MEKKSSYKTVLLGESSVGKSSIVLRLTKDTFHDNTNTTIGASFCTFVVNINDLKGKSYNSGSNNNNNINTKSNSNSNNNNSNSNSNSNSNSSTNNNDRFTFNEENLKNNESLYNIKFDIWDTAGQERYASIVPLYYRGATCAIVVFDISNSNSLDRAKTWVNQLKISSNYIIILVANKIDKNKFQVDMLEVQKYAQENNLLFIQTSAKTGANIKNIFYMLAEEIYKNIINNNNTLDSKTINNNLINLDSEKYPKKNCC; encoded by the coding sequence atggaaaagaagAGTAGTTACAAAACCGTGTTGCTAGGAGAATCATCAGTAGGTAAATCAAGCATAGTTTTACGTTTAACAAAAGATACGTTCCATGATAACACAAACACAACCATAGGTGCCTCTTTTTGCACATTTGTCGTTAATATAAATGACTTAAAAGGGAAAAGTTATAATAGTggtagtaacaataataataatataaacacaaaaagtaatagtaatagtaataataataatagcaatagtaacagtaatagtaatagtaatagtagtactAACAATAATGACAGATTTACGTTCaatgaagaaaatttaaaaaataacgaaagtttatataatataaaatttgataTTTGGGATACAGCGGGACAAGAAAGATACGCGAGTATTGTTCCTTTGTACTATAGGGGCGCAACATGCGCCATAGTGGTTTTTGATATTAGTAATTCGAATAGTTTAGATAGAGCTAAAACGTGGGTAAATCAGTTAAAAATTAGtagtaattatattataattttagttgctaataaaatagataaaaataaatttcaagTGGATATGTTAGAAGTGCAAAAATATGCtcaagaaaataatttactttttattcaAACAAGCGCCAAAACTGGAgctaacataaaaaatattttctatatgcTTGcggaagaaatatataagaatattataaataataataacaccTTAGACagtaaaacaataaataacaaCTTAATAAACCTTGATAGTGAAAAATACCCAAAAAAAAACTGCTGCTAa
- a CDS encoding ubiquinol-cytochrome-c reductase complex assembly factor 1: protein MWNKIRVLLLNRRYLIFRYFTNEVKVYDNLKIAESKTLYEDKNTKISIRESSKYAVPIPQCDRSIISSFIYRVFLKHTEYGECAWRLVHLIIERLENEEILKMFHIDESFNMKMYFYILHLWIINKRLRHENYQGEIINTYIFDITWRIVRDWMLLKNVPEYSFNAELLNCQEYAFGFLVSLDEAATNVEIFPAHLKDILWEHLYERKVKKGGDIVTELSKYSVFQMRHIFNFPSDHFLQAYFIWADFYNQKKSNRRLPSLCQQISYGGYRPKEKSKYLPYDDGKKLLPRNY from the exons ATGTGGAATAAAATTAGAGTATTATTACTAAATAGAAGATACTTGATATTTCGATATTTTACAAATGAAGTAAAAGtttatgataatttaaaaattgcagaaagtaaaacattatatgaagacaaaaatacaaaaattagcATTCGAGAATCCTCAAAATATGCTGTACCCATACCTCAGTGTGACCGTTCCATAATAAGTTCCTTTATTTACAGAGTATTCTT AAAACATACCGAATATGGAGAATGTGCATGGAGATTAGTTCATCTAATTATTGAAAGATtggaaaatgaagaaatattaaaaatgtttcatATTGATGAATCTTTTAACatgaaaatgtatttttatattctacaTCTATGGATAATTAACAAAAGATTAAGACATGAAAATTACCAAggagaaataataaatacttatatttttgatattaCCTGGAGAATTGTGCGAGATTGGATGCTTCTAAAAAATGTACCAGAATATTCTTTTAACGCGGAGCTTTTAAATTGTCAAGAATATGCCTTTGGg TTTTTAGTATCCTTAGATGAAGCAGCTACAAATGTGGAAATATTCCCCGCACACTTAAAAGACATATTATGGGA GCACTTATATGAAAGAAAAGTAAAGAAAGGAGGGGACATAGTCACAGAGTTGAGTAAATATAGTGTATTCCAAATGaggcatatttttaattttcctaGTGACCATTTTTTACAGgcatattttatatg ggCTGATTTTTACAAccaaaaaaaatcaaatcgTCGCTTACCCTCCTTATGCCAACAGATATCATATGGAG GCTACCGTCCTAAGGAAAAAAGCAAATATCTTCCATATGATGatgggaaaaaattattaccaAGGAAttattag
- a CDS encoding hypothetical protein (conserved Plasmodium protein), producing the protein MKSEQNEKIMDYLSCPLDDVVHREKKSGKNSFLNVNNTKKNEFKTNFFKKKDLTQGSSFRGRRRSRFSSRRSGSFKKPFFSNRLSNNQFNKYKSRKFYSSGRDYFKGRTNSYSSHYGYDSYKTPYNKNFLNRRTNNNIKTSGTIYRGNLIKKKTRKVFKNSAPSRTIISQKLNSYKTVPVPAKKFNNLNISLYRKNMSYGLGAKRSLNTAVVNKSKIIRKGTKKSNVITKSRKSVNGSKFKPLNKYFLSKIKIVTSLNKIPSPLKEQKDTEVNLPESLNSTNMRKGE; encoded by the coding sequence atgaaaagtgaacaaaatgaaaaaataatggaCTATTTGTCCTGCCCTTTGGATGATGTAGTTCATAGAGAAAAGAAAAGCGGAAAGAATAGTTTTTTGaatgtaaataatacaaaaaaaaatgaatttaaaacaaatttttttaaaaagaaagattTAACACAAGGCTCAAGTTTTcgaggaagaagaagatcTCGATTTTCAAGTAGAAGATCAGGGAGTTTTAAAAAACCATTTTTTAGTAACAGATTAAGTAACAAtcaatttaataaatataaaagcagaaaattttatagtaGTGGTAGAGATTATTTTAAAGGAAGAACTAATAGTTATAGTTCACATTATGGTTATGATAGTTATAAAACTCcctataataaaaattttcttaatagaagaactaataataatattaaaacgTCAGGTACTATATATAGGggaaatttaattaaaaaaaaaacaagaaaagtatttaaaaattcagcTCCTTCTAGAACTATAATAagtcaaaaattaaatagcTATAAAACAGTACCTGTTCCAGCCAAAaagtttaataatttaaatatatcactTTATCGAAAAAATATGTCCTATGGTTTAGGTGCTAAGCGATCACTTAACACTGCTGTAGTaaacaaaagtaaaataatcagaaagggaacaaaaaaaagtaatgttATTACAAAAAGTAGAAAAAGTGTAAATGGGTCCAAGTTTAAACcgttaaataaatattttttatcaaaaattaaaattgttacttctttaaataaaataccaTCTCCTCTGAAGGAACAAAAAGACACAGAAGTAAACCTTCCAGAATCGTTGAATAGTACAAATATGAGAAAAGGAGAGTAA
- a CDS encoding hypothetical protein (conserved Plasmodium protein), whose translation MIILKKTKVPYVNKCLSHLKFVYSKSNFVSVKLNYKNVKKKEENRKNNVQSIFNGNLNVYDRLRIFKNLLNDRSKKREGISGHVVYKYLLNEYKKCFNFIDFSDTVQSIKILDELDKNFSNGCDFPIVVKNIDKTVLSKINEFEFSEKDLNFHKRELLGKICNKLIKCLHEVSGNELIHFIVYFFRWSKNDKNLILFYNFYFNYVFNNLYLFDYEIYKVLFILNAYLINNDSNRVFDKYTMGENVFNVYYFVKLKNQENYAIKMSKDEIFKKCYTKLSENIDKIDNNKVLNILKLYVDNLIFSVNLEHKFIDNLHKNLINENIEYLVKLLNIYCTMIKKKKYDTALLVSKLKELILCIFQVLREEKNKKKVLRDVHYSILLSSLNDKSILNKVVDSNFVLFYEYLLKTLIDIKFVKLHSLSIALVSIKNIYFTLLKNKYHTNNVLFSVTMKFSLSMSNNFLERCIYTKNKGATYVVSSDITSNNVCMENMKEIIINRSEYYFYKIENYFDFIFKLKPSDLLSIKILSSSFIKINKVYNSYDFYLLFNNISCILYYFMVNKKTIRRFNDIYIYILNDLSFVYKNIRSIGTKKDLILSNIRELICQNIIKVSNLYIRDLHEENNFQRDQYVCSLIFLNNIFFERIVLFDYARNIWCHVYKAYNYFKRNTMFNEDIISLLLLSCSKFQFFIENNSNSRYYRKELMDIKYRIIDDLTKNYLSTYKYISLDNLSKVLISLSNSKFRYEINEVLLLKSLKNEIIKVQGEKKGYYEYSCISSFTNSNKKLEENNTKYMKHSLFINMSKIIECLIKLDIFLYLKKRSTYLYLYKKAFCNIHLKENILKKLLYIANNLYIYHIYAYVCVMLEKSLGEKYKNFSYNFNKNVENKVFEKIICYISEDDYIEISNTLFMLYYDYLLTLNCEKHKNVLSPSRIRDTYFAKIEHVGNKKIDTLLLDNNRCIEGNNFKTVTTTYNVSTENTVNNIINVGAISNYYQKSTNKDNLKKKRDDVDIFIGDIINIFEFLKIDKKKLILFQLYLYLTTITKFKKSNTSSSAFHIEVFNILKNMNLRYLLCLQNVQIKNEEGAFLYTVDIVLL comes from the coding sequence atgattattttaaagaaaacaaaagtgccatatgtaaataaatgtttatcTCATTTAAAATTCGTATATTCCAAATCAAATTTTGTTAGTGTAAaattgaattataaaaatgttaaaaaaaaggaagaaaacaGGAAAAACAACGTACAATCTATTTTTAATGGcaatttaaatgtatatgataggttaagaatatttaaaaaccTACTGAATGATAGAAGTAAAAAACGTGAAGGAATTAGTGGTCATGtagtatataaatacttgttaaatgaatacaaaaaatgttttaattttatagatTTTAGTGATACAGTtcaaagtataaaaatacttGATGAActtgataaaaattttagtaaTGGTTGTGATTTTCCTATAGTAGTAAAGAACATAGATAAAACTgttttaagtaaaataaatgaatttgaATTTAGTGAAAAGGATCTAAATTTCCACAAGAGAGAATTGTTAGGTAAAATTTGCAACAAACTGATTAAATGTCTGCATGAAGTGAGTGGAAAtgaattaattcattttatcgtttatttttttagatggagcaaaaatgacaaaaatttaattcttttttataatttctattTCAATTATGttttcaataatttatatcttttcGATTACGAAATTTACAAGGTTCTTTTCATATTAAACGCATATCTTATTAATAATGATTCGAACAGGGTTTTTGATAAATACACAATGGGggaaaatgtatttaatgtGTACTactttgtaaaattaaaaaatcagGAAAATTATGCTATTAAAATGAGCAAAGATGAAATTTTCAAGAAGTGTTATACGAAGTTGTCTGAAAACATAGATAAAATTGACAATAATAAGGtgttaaacattttaaagcTATATGttgataatttaattttcagTGTTAACTTAGAACATAAATTTATCGATAatcttcataaaaatttaataaatgaaaatattgaatatcttgtaaaattgttaaatatatattgtactatgattaagaaaaagaaatatgatACTGCTTTATTAGTTtccaaattaaaagaattgaTTTTATGCATTTTCCAAGTTttaagagaagaaaaaaacaagaaaaaggTTCTACGTGATGTTCATTATAGCATATTATTAAGTTCCTTAAAtgataaaagtatattaaataaagtgGTGGACAGCAActtcgttttattttatgagtatttgttaaaaactttaatagatataaaatttgtaaaactTCATTCTCTATCCATTGCTCTCgtttctataaaaaatatttattttactttattaaaaaataaatatcatacaaataatgtattattttcgGTTACTATGAAATTCAGCTTAAGTATGTCAAATAATTTCCTAGAGAgatgcatatatacaaaaaataaaggtgCAACATATGTTGTTTCAAGTGATATTACATCAaataatgtatgtatggaaaatatgaaggaaataataataaatagaagtgaatattatttttataaaatagaaaattattttgatttcatttttaaattaaaaccTAGTGATTTGTTATCTATTAAAATTCTGTCTAgctcttttataaaaataaataaagtgtATAATTCGtatgatttttatttattgttcaATAATATTTCATGTATTTTGTACTATTTTATGGTAAATAAGAAAACGATTAGAAggtttaatgatatatatatatatattttaaatgatctttcttttgtttataaaaatataagaagtaTAGGTACAAAGAAGGATTTAATCTTAAGTAATATTAGAGAGTTGATATgtcaaaatattataaaagtcAGTAATCTTTATATTAGAGATCTTCATGAAGAAAATAACTTCCAGAGAGATCAGTATGTGtgttctttaatttttttgaataatatattttttgaaagaaTTGTTCTTTTTGATTATGCAAGGAATATATGGTGTCATGTGTATAAagcatataattattttaagcGTAATACAATGTTTAATGAagatataatttctttactTCTTTTAAGTTGTTCtaaatttcaattttttatagaaaataattcaaatagCAGATATTATAGGAAGGAACTGATGGATATAAAGTATAGGATCATTGATGATTtaactaaaaattatttaagtacatataaatatatctctTTAGATAATTTGTCAAAAgttttaatatcattatcGAATTCCAAATTCAGATATGAAATTAATGAAGTTTTACTATTAAAAAgtttgaaaaatgaaattataaaagttcagggagaaaaaaaaggctaTTATGAATATAGCTGCATATCAAGTTTCActaattcaaataaaaagttggaagaaaataatactaaATATATGAAGCATAGcctatttataaatatgagtAAAATTATAGAATGCTTAATAAAgttagatatatttttatatttaaaaaaaagaagcacgtatttatatttatataagaaagCATTTTGCAATATACAtttgaaagaaaatatacttaaaaaattgcTGTACATAGCTAAtaacttgtatatatatcatatatatgccTATGTATGTGTAATGTTGGAAAAATCATTAGgagaaaaatacaaaaatttttcatataattttaataaaaatgtagaaaataaGGTGttcgaaaaaattatatgttatatatcgGAAGATGATTATATTGAAATTTCAAATACCCtctttatgttatattatgattatttattaactttAAATTGtgaaaaacacaaaaatgtGTTAAGCCCTAGTCGAATACGTGACACCTATTTTGCTAAAATAGAGCATGTgggcaataaaaaaattgatacattattattagaCAATAATAGATGCATTGAgggaaataattttaaaacagtTACTACTACATATAATGTGAGTACTGAAAACActgtaaataatattattaacgtAGGGGCTATAAGTAATTATTATCAGAAGAGTACAAATAAGGATAAtctaaaaaagaagagggaTGACgttgatatttttataggtgatataataaacatatttgaatttttaaagatagataaaaaaaaattaatattatttcaactttatttatatcttacTACCAtcacaaaatttaaaaaatctaATACATCATCGTCAGCATTTCACATAGAAgtgtttaatattttaaagaacaTGAATTTAAGGTACTTGCTATGCCTACAAAATgttcaaattaaaaatgaggAAGGTGCCTTTTTGTATACAGTCGATATAGTACTGCTGTGA